The following are from one region of the Falco biarmicus isolate bFalBia1 chromosome 1, bFalBia1.pri, whole genome shotgun sequence genome:
- the CCDC92B gene encoding coiled-coil domain containing 92B: MTPSGRPAGPRRSPQAWTVNLVAMETVSLEHQIQSVQRHITFLKKEQMELLHDLHLEILRLQKHCSELTHDLEIKELETRQQDVLDRELEEKCRAMEAQLQEKEKDNLELRKELQHKETLVAALRSSLRNKERRFLEELKRRSHRVTILDTELQKQTEAAAYLSLQLHATAQRLPGPRPGGRPPPEQPPTGPLAEGRPRRRGHRVHPRRPPGDGPRPRDPVQEEHDAMPDPALFLYAARPQRPPPEPPAQACGTAGATTAPRVQRAPRQPVQEPMARARSAKGEPSKRQGSGPHGAPRARE, translated from the exons atGACGCCCAGCGGGCGCCCCGcggggccccgccgctccccccag GCCTGGACTGTGAATTTGGTTGCGATGGAGACTGTGTCCCTGGAGCACCAGATACAGAGTGTGCAGCGGCACATCACTTTCCTGAAGAAGGAGCAGATGGAGCTGCTCCATGATCTGCACCTGGAGATCCTCCGCTTGCAGAAGCACTGCTCAG AGCTTACCCATGACCTGGAAATAAAAGAGCTGGAAACCCGGCAGCAAG ATGTCCTGGACcgggagctggaggagaagtGCCGGGCGATGGAggcccagctgcaggagaaggagaaggacaACCTGGAGCTGCgcaaggagctgcagcacaagGAGACGCTGGTGGCTGCACTGCGGTCCAGCCTCCGCAACAAGGAGCGCCGTTTCCTGGAGGAGCTGAAGCGGCGGAGCCACCGAGTCACCATCCTTGACACCGAGCTGCAGAAGCAGACGGAGGCAGCTGCCtacctctccctgcagctgcacgCCACTGCCCAGCGGCTGCCGGGCCCCCGGCCGGGTGGGCGGCCACCCCCCGAGCAGCCCCCCACCGGCCCCCTGGCCGAGGGCAGGCCCCGGCGCCGTGGCCACAGGGTGCATCCCCGACGCCCACCCGGGGATGGCCCCCGTCCCAGGGACCCTGTGCAGGAGGAGCACGACGCCATGCCTGACCCAGCCCTATTCCTCTACGCAGCGCGGCCGCAGCGCCCGCCGccagagccccctgcccaggcctgCGGCACGGCCGGTGCCACCACGGCACCTCGAGTGCAGAGGGCCCCCCGGCAGCCTGTGCAGGAGCCGATGGCCAGGGCCAGGTCGGCCAAGGGCGAGCCCAGCAAGAGGCAGGGGTCCGGCCCCCATGGCGCCCCCCGGGCCCGGGAATAG